A single genomic interval of Exiguobacterium sp. BMC-KP harbors:
- a CDS encoding rhodanese-like domain-containing protein, whose amino-acid sequence MKTIHVDELQERLETGEALHVVDVREQDEYDAGHIPNVRFLPMSEIGERYTELQEGETYYLICKAGGRSENVGRFLEQYGYDVVNVEGGMMNWKGDQEA is encoded by the coding sequence ATGAAAACGATTCATGTAGATGAGTTACAAGAGCGATTAGAAACAGGCGAGGCGTTACATGTCGTCGACGTACGTGAGCAAGATGAATATGATGCAGGACATATTCCAAACGTCCGCTTCCTTCCGATGTCTGAGATTGGTGAACGCTATACAGAACTTCAAGAAGGCGAAACATACTACTTGATCTGTAAAGCAGGTGGACGGAGTGAAAACGTTGGTCGTTTCCTCGAGCAATATGGATACGACGTCGTCAACGTTGAAGGCGGTATGATGAACTGGAAGGGCGATCAGGAAGCATAA
- a CDS encoding methyl-accepting chemotaxis protein produces the protein MEQKIKRTMSIKQKLILTSILLLVIPALVIGFVAYNQAKQTMTEQILQSAHGGVDRMNDEIQNIIDPMRRDVAFFADRIDGTLYQKGKQNAALKEKMTEYLDMHPQAANIYFATTEGDMNIFPEQVMPEDYDPRERSWYQSAEAAGGKVVITDPYVDAASNKMMVTLSQTTGNGRGVVAIDVDVDRIAEIAKKIKIGKEGYVTILDSNKKFVTHPTLKPGEKATGNWVAPLYADPAGQFSYEYENEGKKMDFMTNDLTKWKVAGTLYDHEITDATSSILWTTLAVIGGMLLVAAVFIYFILRSILRPLGHLTRGAERIQSGDLTEPVIVESNDEVGQVAQSFNVMVDSLRSIIINLDQSITQVAGSSQELMANSAQTTSASEQIAGSIQQVAAGADQSKRQLDANAVSLQSITAGIMRIAESSTDVSELSRSTATEAENGTVAVLQNVEQMKEIDASVQNFGGVITSLAHRSNEIGKIVDVINGIAEQTNLLALNAAIEAARAGENGKGFAVVASEVRKLAEQSQDSTKQIAQLIQNIKQETDQSVTMMKEVSGQTKAGLSTTEASAERFQKILERTQEMTPRIEDVTATVEEIAANVQEVSASATEIAHIAQENSSASKQVAATTEEQLSAMEEISQSAKALSDMAEELQGLVARFRV, from the coding sequence ATGGAACAAAAGATTAAACGAACGATGAGTATCAAACAAAAATTAATACTAACATCAATTTTATTGTTAGTAATTCCAGCACTCGTGATTGGATTTGTCGCTTACAATCAGGCGAAACAAACGATGACGGAGCAAATCTTGCAATCGGCACACGGTGGAGTCGATCGGATGAACGATGAGATTCAAAATATCATTGATCCGATGCGACGCGATGTCGCCTTTTTTGCGGACCGAATTGACGGAACACTCTATCAAAAAGGAAAACAAAATGCAGCGTTAAAGGAAAAAATGACCGAATACCTCGACATGCATCCGCAAGCAGCGAACATCTATTTCGCGACGACGGAGGGGGATATGAACATTTTCCCAGAACAGGTCATGCCCGAGGATTATGATCCACGCGAACGCTCGTGGTATCAGTCAGCGGAAGCAGCAGGTGGCAAAGTCGTCATTACCGATCCGTATGTCGATGCTGCCTCGAACAAGATGATGGTCACGCTTTCGCAGACGACGGGTAACGGAAGAGGCGTAGTGGCGATTGATGTCGATGTAGACCGCATCGCAGAAATCGCGAAAAAGATTAAAATCGGTAAAGAAGGTTATGTGACGATTCTCGATTCGAATAAAAAGTTCGTTACGCACCCAACGTTAAAACCAGGTGAAAAAGCAACTGGGAACTGGGTTGCACCACTCTATGCTGACCCAGCCGGACAATTTTCGTATGAATATGAAAATGAAGGCAAAAAGATGGACTTCATGACAAACGATTTAACGAAGTGGAAGGTTGCCGGAACCCTGTACGATCATGAAATCACAGACGCGACATCGAGCATTCTTTGGACGACGCTTGCTGTCATTGGCGGAATGTTACTCGTCGCAGCCGTCTTCATTTACTTCATCCTTCGCTCGATCTTACGCCCACTCGGTCATTTGACACGTGGGGCAGAACGGATTCAATCTGGTGATTTGACGGAACCCGTCATCGTTGAATCAAACGATGAGGTCGGGCAAGTTGCGCAAAGCTTTAATGTCATGGTCGACTCACTCCGTTCGATCATCATCAATCTCGATCAGTCGATTACACAAGTGGCTGGCTCTTCACAGGAATTGATGGCGAACTCTGCCCAAACGACATCTGCATCAGAGCAGATTGCGGGATCGATTCAACAGGTCGCAGCAGGGGCGGATCAATCGAAACGTCAACTCGATGCGAACGCTGTTTCACTTCAATCGATTACAGCAGGCATCATGCGAATCGCTGAGAGCTCAACGGACGTCTCGGAACTGTCACGTTCAACGGCCACAGAAGCCGAGAATGGAACAGTTGCTGTATTGCAGAACGTTGAGCAAATGAAAGAAATCGATGCTTCTGTTCAGAACTTCGGCGGTGTTATCACGTCACTTGCCCATCGTTCGAATGAAATCGGAAAAATCGTTGATGTCATCAACGGGATCGCCGAGCAAACGAACTTGTTAGCACTGAACGCGGCAATCGAAGCAGCACGTGCAGGCGAAAACGGAAAAGGATTTGCCGTTGTCGCGAGTGAAGTGCGTAAACTAGCAGAGCAATCACAGGATTCAACGAAACAAATTGCGCAATTGATTCAAAACATTAAACAAGAGACGGATCAATCGGTCACGATGATGAAGGAAGTTTCAGGACAGACGAAAGCCGGTTTGTCGACGACAGAAGCATCAGCAGAACGATTCCAAAAAATTCTCGAACGTACGCAGGAAATGACGCCAAGGATCGAAGACGTGACGGCAACGGTCGAAGAAATCGCGGCGAATGTCCAGGAAGTATCGGCGTCTGCGACTGAAATCGCACATATCGCGCAAGAGAATTCGTCCGCGTCGAAACAAGTCGCAGCGACGACGGAAGAACAGTTGAGTGCGATGGAAGAGATTTCGCAATCAGCTAAAGCATTATCTGATATGGCGGAAGAGCTACAGGGACTCGTTGCTCGTTTCCGTGTTTAA
- a CDS encoding DUF2157 domain-containing protein: protein MKQLRKLNEWSEAGLLDEATVERIVDYENHRKEKQRLPLLLIVGGTFIALAVFSFLAANWQAMPIGWKIGLVVALMWGCYVMADLSERRRILHPVVFRIGGILAFGASILVVVQSFHLPMEGSLLGWCVFVAALVHYVLWRHEAYGVVAFLSGWTIFTSLGGFGQEQASYLDWTSFGLMVILSFSWFYFSQRLPSLLFSWLFLFFSGLSLFLLVSYDGFLWPVWTLFLLVPLLWLVREESNRRIVEMLYLVVAAISSIIYLSVRAESTVVLPSVIEAVLLAIVSIGLGIFLYQKRRSLLFIVPLGFVGVLWLDEQAILLAILFELSALLYLLYQERRHAVVWPAFLYFILVQVAIYVIYAWDRLNMSLFFLIGALLIFLLSGVLWWIRRRGGVAS, encoded by the coding sequence GTGAAGCAGTTACGCAAGTTGAACGAGTGGAGCGAAGCAGGTCTTTTGGATGAAGCAACTGTCGAACGAATCGTTGATTATGAGAACCATCGTAAGGAAAAGCAACGTCTACCGCTCTTGTTAATCGTAGGAGGGACATTCATCGCATTGGCTGTGTTCAGCTTTTTAGCCGCCAATTGGCAAGCGATGCCGATTGGCTGGAAAATCGGACTTGTCGTAGCACTCATGTGGGGCTGTTACGTCATGGCAGATCTTTCAGAACGTCGTCGTATTCTTCATCCGGTTGTCTTTCGAATCGGTGGAATCCTAGCATTTGGTGCCTCAATTCTCGTCGTTGTTCAAAGTTTTCATTTGCCGATGGAAGGGTCATTACTCGGTTGGTGTGTGTTTGTCGCCGCGTTAGTGCATTATGTGCTTTGGCGTCATGAAGCATACGGTGTCGTTGCCTTTCTTTCCGGATGGACGATCTTCACGAGTCTCGGAGGCTTTGGTCAGGAGCAGGCGAGTTATCTTGACTGGACGTCGTTTGGTCTCATGGTCATACTTTCGTTCAGCTGGTTTTACTTTAGTCAACGTCTACCGTCACTTTTGTTTAGCTGGTTGTTCCTCTTCTTTAGTGGTCTATCCTTATTTCTCCTTGTATCGTATGACGGATTCCTGTGGCCAGTCTGGACGCTATTCTTACTCGTTCCACTGCTCTGGCTTGTTCGTGAGGAGTCCAATCGCCGAATTGTCGAAATGCTGTACCTGGTCGTTGCTGCTATCAGTTCGATCATCTATCTGTCCGTTCGTGCGGAATCAACCGTTGTATTACCATCCGTGATAGAAGCAGTTCTGCTAGCAATCGTATCCATCGGGTTAGGAATCTTCCTCTATCAAAAACGCCGTTCTTTATTATTCATCGTTCCGCTTGGTTTCGTCGGAGTCCTTTGGCTTGATGAACAGGCGATTCTACTCGCTATCCTCTTTGAATTATCCGCGCTACTTTATCTGTTATATCAAGAACGCCGTCATGCAGTCGTTTGGCCAGCCTTTCTCTATTTCATTCTCGTTCAAGTCGCAATTTACGTCATCTATGCCTGGGATCGTTTGAACATGTCTTTATTTTTCCTCATCGGTGCATTGCTTATCTTCCTATTATCCGGTGTCTTATGGTGGATACGCCGTAGAGGAGGTGTGGCATCATGA
- a CDS encoding GDYXXLXY domain-containing protein, translating to MKRYLMPILQTCVVSLLIISFFATSWFGTSYRFRAEPFDPFDPVYGEYVMLQYPDLKPDATVQNGRVYVSFKTDASGYAQIDRISNERFFGSVAGDYYDQYVSIPQLTQYYVEQGSGKQYEKAKALEVRADVSPWGTIRTTDLKISE from the coding sequence ATGAAACGTTATCTCATGCCTATACTTCAGACATGTGTCGTTAGTCTGTTGATCATCAGTTTTTTTGCGACCTCCTGGTTCGGCACATCGTATCGCTTTCGGGCAGAGCCGTTTGATCCATTTGATCCCGTTTACGGTGAGTACGTGATGCTTCAATATCCAGATTTAAAACCAGATGCAACAGTTCAAAACGGTCGTGTCTATGTCAGCTTCAAGACGGATGCTTCCGGTTATGCACAAATCGATCGTATTTCGAATGAGCGATTCTTTGGAAGTGTCGCCGGCGATTATTACGATCAATACGTGTCGATTCCACAGTTGACGCAGTATTATGTCGAACAGGGAAGCGGAAAACAATATGAAAAAGCAAAAGCACTCGAAGTCCGAGCAGATGTGTCGCCATGGGGAACGATTCGGACGACGGATTTAAAAATTTCTGAGTAA